The Candidatus Desulfatibia profunda genome contains a region encoding:
- a CDS encoding GFA family protein yields the protein MKKEFGSNYASITAVNFTAKYRASCFCDAIQYEVCSDPVDAKICHCLACQKLHGAPMQWAAIFHKHDVRITQGIDHLNFYNNELNKHERILPCKVSCALCGTLIADEGRNMWLAFPSLFNFGGVSKVPMKFKPTCHIFYGMRVIDINDNLPKWSGHKNHSELEI from the coding sequence ATGAAAAAAGAATTTGGATCAAATTATGCGTCGATTACAGCTGTTAATTTTACAGCCAAATACCGTGCAAGTTGCTTTTGCGATGCAATCCAATACGAAGTGTGCTCTGATCCTGTCGATGCAAAAATATGTCATTGTTTGGCATGTCAAAAACTGCATGGGGCCCCTATGCAATGGGCAGCTATATTTCACAAACATGACGTCAGAATTACGCAAGGCATTGATCATTTAAACTTTTACAACAATGAACTCAATAAGCACGAAAGAATTCTTCCTTGCAAAGTCAGCTGTGCTTTGTGTGGCACCCTCATTGCCGATGAAGGACGCAATATGTGGCTTGCGTTTCCTTCACTTTTTAATTTTGGGGGTGTATCAAAAGTTCCAATGAAATTTAAACCAACGTGCCATATCTTCTACGGCATGCGGGTTATCGATATCAACGATAATCTGCCTAAGTGGTCCGGTCACAAAAATCATTCAGAACTTGAAATATAA